A DNA window from Limanda limanda chromosome 6, fLimLim1.1, whole genome shotgun sequence contains the following coding sequences:
- the relt gene encoding tumor necrosis factor receptor superfamily member 19L gives MRNHLYCAALVLLTVFGCGWTAAVQCRWGEGCVCLQCPAGEEPCKACGQIQSPAEEVKCRLCPTGTFSDAFDTELCRPHAYCEVVNRKVATPGTATSDAVCGDCLPGFYSSTSGEVSTQSPCVKTLLVRTVRTVGKGLSAGAGGTINGTLVQSAEEKTAEYAVFALVPIFCVMGLLGILICNILKKKGYRCAAEKEGGDEEMATQQKEGSTCPYISDDLNEDTIGVLVRLITEKKENAAALEELLLEYESKQMALKGSSIKFPMLSPLSTFCSLPRLCPHQSHLHTISGLSGLAPKHGLRCTRCAQRKWPAFLIPPLDSLKDPLKPPQTLILPSLDTSTDQQKTPLLAGVCLDMHHPPTVVPNTLNEKLEVTEVKEKKEGELTVLSVGRFQVAQIREQQPVTMETKTSSQEAEKQRNSLFGGKHFSSSSSGIWRSSLYLPMSFR, from the exons ATGAGGAACCACCTTTACTGCGCAGCTCTCGTCCTTCTCACG gTGTTTGGCTGTGGTTGGACTGCAGCAGTGCAGTGTCGGTGGGGAGAAGGGTGTGTATGTCTGCAATGCCCTGCAGGCGAGGAGCCCTGCAAG gCTTGTGGGCAGATCCAAAGTCCAGCAGAGGAAGTGAAATGCCGATTGTGCCCGACGGGAACCTTTTCGGACGCATTTGACACTGAGCTTTGCCGTCCTCATGCCTACTGCGAGGTCGTCAATCGGAAGGTCGCGACCCCTGGCACCGCAACCTCAGATGCCGTCTGTGGAGACTGTCTGCCCGG GTTTTATTCCTCTACCTCCGGGGAAGTTTCCACCCAGAGTCCCTGTGTGAAAA cATTACTTGTCAGAACAGTTCGCACAGTGGGAAAAGGTTTGTCTGCTGGTGCAGGAGGAACAATCAATGGCACACTGGTGCAGAGTGCTGAGGAGAAGACGGCCGAATACGCTGTTTTTGCCTTGGTGCCCATCTTCTGTGTGATGGGCCTGTTGGGTATCCTCATCTGCAACATCCTGAAGAAGAAGGGATACCGCTGTGCGgctgagaaggagggaggggatgaggagatggccacacaacaaaaagaag GTAGCACCTGTCCCTACATATCTGACGACCTCAATGAAGACACCATCGGTGTCCTCGTTCGCCTCATCACTGAAAAGAAAG aaaatgctgctgcactggaggagctgctgcttgaGTACGAGAGCAAACAGATGGCCTTGAAAGGATCCTCAATCAA gTTTCCCATGCTGTCTCCCCTGTCCACATTCTGCTCCCTCCCCAGACTCTGCCCCCATCAGTCCCACCTCCACACCATCTCCGGCCTCTCGGGCCTGGCCCCCAAACACGGCTTACGTTGCACCCGTTGCGCTCAGAGAAAATGGCCGGCTTTTCTCATACCTCCTCTGGATTCCCTCAAAGATCCACTGAAGCCCCCGCAGACCCTCATCCTGCCCTCCCTGGACACATCCACCGACCAGCAGAAGACCCCCCTTCTGGCGGGAGTGTGTCTTGACATGCACCATCCCCCAACTGTCGTGCCAAAtactttaaatgaaaaattaGAAGTGACtgaagtgaaggagaagaaggagggagagctGACAGTGTTGTCTGTGGGGAG ATTTCAAGTTGCTCAGATTCGTGAGCAGCAACctgtcaccatggaaaccaaGACATCATCCCAAgaagcagagaagcagagaaactCACTGTTTGGTGGGAAacacttctcctcttcatcatctggcATCTGGAG GTCGTCCTTGTACCTCCCTATGTCCTTCAGAtga
- the LOC133003697 gene encoding P2Y purinoceptor 2-like: MATFDNHSNTNQTGYRASYCQFNEDFKYILLPVSYALVFVIGLVLNTTALYVIVFRKKNWNPSTIYMFNLTMCDTLYIFTLPFLIYYYADENDWPFSQPFCKVIRFLFYSNLYGSILFLCCISLHRFVGICYPVHSLYWVSARRARLVSVAVWAFVFFCQAPVLYFSRTRETATGRICYDTTSPELFDDFLVYSSVVSVFMFCLPFMVVMVCYGLMVRKLRESSWGSSGGDEGERGGQAAKRCKKKSVKMIIIVLAMFMLCFLPFHLTRSLYYSFRYLRQSNPAQLSCSWVEASSIAYKVTRPLASANSCVDPILYFLAGQDVRSNLTKKIRSKHAGVGQLSTTQI, from the exons ATGGCCACCTTTGAcaaccacagcaacacaaaccaaacaggatACCGTGCCTCGTACTGTCAATTCAATGAAGATTTTAAATACATTCTCCTGCCTGTGAGCTACGCCCTGGTCTTTGTGATCGGCCTGGTGCTGAACACCACAGCGTTGTATGTGATTGTATTCCGCAAAAAGAACTGGAATCCATCCACCATCTATATGTTCAACCTGACCATGTGTGACACTCTCTACATCTTCACCCTGCCCTTCCTCATCTACTACTACGCCGATGAGAACGACTGGCCCTTCAGTCAACCCTTCTGCAAAGTGATACGCTTCCTGTTTTATTCTAACCTATACG GTTCCATATTGTTCCTGTGCTGTATCAGTCTGCATCGCTTCGTTGGAATTTGTTATCCAGTCCACTCCCTGTACTGGGTCAGCGCTCGTCGGGCCCGCCTGGTGTCTGTGGCAGTGTGggcctttgtgtttttctgccagGCTCCTGTTCTCTACTTCTCAAGAACAAG GGAAACGGCCACTGGGCGGATCTGCTACGACACCACCAGCCCGGAGCTGTTTGACGACTTCCTGGTGTACAGCTCTGTGGTGTCAGTGTTCATGTTCTGCCTGCCCTTcatggtggtgatggtgtgCTATGGCCTTATGGTGCGGAAGCTTCGGGAGTCAAGCTGGGGGTCTTCAGGCGGGGACgaaggggagaggggaggtCAGGCGGCCAAGCGGTGCAAGAAGAAGTCAGTGAAGATGATTATCATCGTACTGGCAATGTTCATGCTCTGCTTCCTCCCTTTCCACCTCACCAGGAGTCTTTACTACTCCTTCAGGTACCTGAGGCAGTCCAACCCAGCACAG CTCAGCTGTAGTTGGGTTGAGGCCTCCAGTATTGCCTACAAGGTGACCCGACCTTTGGCCAGTGCCAACAGCTGCGTGGACCCCATCCTTTACTTCCTGGCTGGGCAGGACGTCCGCAGTAACCTCACAAAGAAGATCAGGTCAAAACATGCAGGTGTGGGCCAGTTATCGACCACACAAATCTGA